One Deltaproteobacteria bacterium genomic region harbors:
- a CDS encoding trypsin-like serine protease produces the protein MTDKNSEPSSRLKKYFWPAMTLAVVAMFFAKESWLGGASLNDPKAAARPVTPRGELMAEEKSTIAIFKQASPAVVNITVLGVERDVYSLNQYQIPQGSGSGFVWDTTGNIITNFHVIQNADAAQVTLADQSNWKARVVGAAPDKDLAVLKIAAPANKLHPIPIGTSKDLQVGQSVFAIGNPFGLDQTLTTGVISALNREIESVTRRPIQGVIQSDAAINPGNSGGPLLDSAGRLIGVNTAIYSPTGTSAGIGFAIPVDTVNRIVPELIRSGKLVRPGLGIQIADEQIAQRLGVIGVLVVDVVRGSAAARAGFQPTRREASGRVRLGDVITAIDGKKIESPNELYLVLEKYKVGDAVSVTSSRDGRTVQSKVTLEAVQ, from the coding sequence ATGACGGACAAAAATTCAGAGCCAAGCTCTCGTCTGAAAAAATATTTCTGGCCGGCGATGACGCTTGCGGTGGTCGCGATGTTTTTCGCTAAGGAGTCGTGGTTGGGCGGCGCTTCGCTCAACGATCCCAAGGCGGCGGCGCGGCCGGTGACGCCGCGCGGCGAACTGATGGCCGAGGAAAAATCGACCATCGCCATCTTCAAACAAGCGTCGCCCGCGGTGGTGAACATCACCGTGCTCGGCGTCGAACGCGACGTGTATTCGCTCAATCAATATCAGATTCCCCAGGGCAGCGGTTCGGGCTTCGTGTGGGACACCACCGGAAATATCATCACCAACTTTCATGTGATTCAAAACGCCGACGCGGCGCAGGTAACTTTAGCCGATCAGAGCAATTGGAAGGCGCGCGTGGTCGGCGCCGCGCCGGATAAAGATTTGGCGGTGCTCAAGATCGCCGCGCCGGCGAATAAACTTCATCCGATTCCCATCGGTACGTCAAAAGATTTACAAGTCGGCCAAAGCGTTTTCGCCATAGGCAATCCCTTCGGTCTCGATCAAACGCTCACCACCGGCGTGATCAGCGCGCTTAACCGCGAGATCGAATCGGTGACCCGCCGGCCGATTCAAGGCGTGATTCAATCCGACGCGGCGATCAATCCGGGCAATTCCGGCGGCCCGTTGCTCGACAGCGCCGGTCGTTTGATCGGCGTCAACACGGCAATTTACAGCCCCACGGGGACTTCCGCGGGAATCGGTTTCGCGATTCCCGTCGATACCGTCAACCGCATCGTGCCCGAGCTGATTCGCAGCGGTAAGCTCGTTCGGCCAGGTCTGGGCATTCAAATCGCCGACGAACAGATCGCCCAGCGCTTGGGCGTGATCGGTGTGTTGGTGGTCGATGTCGTGCGCGGCAGCGCGGCGGCGCGGGCGGGTTTTCAGCCGACCCGGCGCGAAGCCTCGGGCCGAGTGCGCTTGGGCGACGTGATCACCGCTATCGACGGCAAAAAAATCGAATCGCCCAACGAACTCTATCTCGTCTTGGAAAAATACAAAGTCGGCGATGCGGTGAGCGTCACTTCCTCCCGTGACGGACGAACGGTGCAGAGCAAAGTGACGCTGGAAGCAGTGCAGTAG
- a CDS encoding Hsp20/alpha crystallin family protein, which produces MELVRWEPFDGMNRLHSRINDLFDVNFGRARALPSETAGNWLPPVDILESKDAYLIRAELPGMKKEDFNLEVNDGTLTLSGERKAEARSDGVAYNRNERVNGKFARSFYLPRTVKQDGIQASYQDGILEIQVPKAEDAKPKQIAISVH; this is translated from the coding sequence ATGGAACTAGTAAGATGGGAACCGTTTGATGGTATGAATCGGCTGCACAGTCGGATCAACGATCTATTCGATGTGAACTTCGGCCGCGCCCGCGCGCTGCCGTCGGAGACTGCAGGAAACTGGTTACCGCCGGTTGATATTTTGGAAAGCAAGGACGCTTATCTGATTCGCGCCGAGCTTCCCGGCATGAAGAAGGAAGACTTCAACCTGGAAGTCAACGACGGCACTTTAACTTTAAGCGGCGAGCGCAAAGCCGAAGCGCGAAGCGACGGCGTTGCCTACAACCGCAACGAACGTGTCAACGGCAAATTTGCGCGGTCGTTTTATCTGCCGCGTACCGTGAAGCAGGACGGCATCCAGGCGAGCTACCAGGACGGCATCCTGGAGATTCAGGTGCCGAAAGCCGAGGATGCCAAACCGAAACAGATCGCCATCAGCGTGCACTGA
- the groL gene encoding chaperonin GroEL yields MAAKEIRFGEDARGRVLRGVNLLADAVTVTLGPKGRNVVLEKSWGSPTVTKDGVSVAKEIQLEDKFENMGAQMVKEVASKTSDLAGDGTTTATVLARAIFSEGLKLVAAGHDPMSIKRGIDKAVAKIVEELKSLSKPTRDRDEIAQVGTISANNDKAIGAILAEAMDKVGKEGVITVEEAKGLETTLDLVEGMRFDRGYLSPYMVTDPERMECVYEDCYLLINEKKISSMKDLLPVLEAVAKTGKPLLIIAEEVEGEALATLVVNKIRGTIKVVAVKAPGFGDRRKAMLEDIAILTEGKMIAEELGIKLENITAKDLGRAKRVIIDKDNTTIVEGAGKKSAIEGRITQIRAQIEETTSDYDREKLQERLAKLAGGVAVVKVGAATEIEMKEKKARVEDALHATRAAVEEGIVPGGGVALVRASGVLANMRVSDDEKVGVRIIQKAVQEPLRWIADNAGADGSVVLDKVRSGKSAFGFNAATEEYEDLVKAGIVDPTKVVRVALQNAASVAGMLLTTEAMIADKPEKKKDGPAMGHDHEDF; encoded by the coding sequence ATGGCTGCAAAGGAAATTCGTTTCGGCGAAGATGCGCGCGGCAGGGTGCTGCGCGGGGTAAATTTATTGGCGGACGCGGTAACGGTCACCCTCGGACCTAAAGGACGCAATGTCGTTCTGGAAAAGTCCTGGGGCTCGCCGACGGTGACCAAGGACGGCGTGTCGGTTGCCAAGGAAATCCAGCTCGAAGATAAATTCGAAAACATGGGCGCGCAGATGGTCAAAGAGGTCGCCAGCAAGACCTCCGATTTAGCCGGCGACGGTACCACCACAGCGACGGTTTTGGCGCGGGCGATTTTTAGCGAAGGCTTGAAGCTGGTCGCCGCCGGACATGACCCGATGAGCATCAAGCGCGGCATAGATAAAGCCGTTGCCAAGATCGTCGAAGAGCTAAAATCGCTCTCCAAACCGACCCGCGATCGCGATGAGATCGCTCAAGTCGGAACCATCTCCGCCAACAATGATAAAGCGATCGGCGCGATTCTCGCCGAAGCGATGGACAAGGTCGGCAAAGAAGGCGTGATCACCGTCGAAGAAGCCAAGGGTTTGGAAACCACTCTCGACCTCGTCGAAGGCATGCGTTTCGACCGCGGTTATCTCTCGCCCTACATGGTAACCGATCCCGAGCGCATGGAGTGCGTCTACGAAGATTGCTACCTGCTGATCAACGAGAAGAAGATTTCCAGCATGAAAGACTTGCTGCCGGTGCTCGAGGCGGTGGCCAAGACCGGTAAGCCTTTGTTGATCATCGCCGAAGAAGTCGAAGGCGAAGCGTTGGCGACGTTGGTGGTCAACAAGATTCGCGGCACGATCAAGGTCGTCGCCGTCAAAGCGCCGGGCTTTGGCGATCGGCGCAAGGCGATGCTCGAAGACATCGCGATCCTCACCGAAGGCAAGATGATCGCCGAAGAGTTGGGCATTAAATTAGAAAACATCACCGCCAAGGATCTTGGTCGGGCCAAACGGGTGATTATCGACAAGGATAATACCACGATCGTTGAAGGCGCTGGCAAGAAGTCGGCGATCGAAGGGCGCATCACCCAGATCCGCGCGCAAATCGAAGAGACCACTTCCGATTACGACCGTGAGAAGCTGCAAGAGCGCCTGGCGAAACTCGCCGGCGGCGTTGCCGTGGTCAAGGTCGGCGCGGCCACTGAAATCGAAATGAAAGAGAAAAAGGCCCGCGTCGAAGACGCGCTGCACGCGACTCGCGCGGCGGTCGAAGAGGGCATCGTCCCTGGCGGCGGTGTGGCTCTAGTGCGCGCTTCCGGCGTGCTCGCCAACATGCGCGTTTCCGACGACGAAAAAGTCGGCGTGCGAATCATTCAAAAGGCGGTGCAAGAACCGCTGCGTTGGATCGCCGATAACGCCGGCGCCGACGGCTCGGTGGTGCTCGACAAAGTCAGAAGCGGCAAGAGTGCATTTGGCTTCAACGCGGCCACCGAAGAATACGAAGACCTGGTCAAGGCCGGCATCGTCGACCCGACCAAGGTTGTGCGCGTCGCGCTGCAGAATGCCGCGTCGGTTGCCGGCATGTTGCTGACCACCGAAGCGATGATCGCGGACAAACCGGAGAAGAAAAAAGACGGTCCGGCGATGGGCCACGATCACGAAGATTTCTAA
- a CDS encoding co-chaperone GroES produces the protein MATKIRPLHDRVIVKRIAEEEKSKGGIIIPDTAKEKPQEGKVVAAGPGRFDDGKLIPLGVKTGDKILFGKYSGTEIKLDGEEHLIMREEDILGVIE, from the coding sequence ATGGCGACCAAGATTCGTCCCCTACATGATAGGGTGATCGTGAAGCGCATCGCGGAGGAGGAGAAGAGCAAAGGAGGGATCATCATCCCGGATACTGCCAAAGAGAAGCCGCAAGAAGGCAAAGTCGTGGCGGCGGGCCCGGGCCGATTCGATGACGGGAAGCTCATCCCTCTTGGGGTTAAAACGGGAGACAAGATCCTATTTGGCAAATACTCCGGTACGGAGATTAAACTGGACGGCGAGGAACATCTGATCATGCGTGAAGAAGATATCCTCGGCGTAATCGAATAA
- a CDS encoding cytochrome c, with translation MHHAARLVFVAMFTALFQPSLAAAQSQAEGKNLYSAYCVICHGDQGKGDGAGAKALPQKPADHTDGAVMNQLSDKFLFDVISKGGGAVGKSTFMPSWGAALNEKQIRDIVAFLRTIAAPAYKAEIPVKK, from the coding sequence ATGCATCACGCGGCGCGCTTAGTCTTTGTAGCGATGTTCACGGCTCTTTTCCAACCCAGCCTGGCGGCGGCGCAGAGCCAAGCCGAAGGTAAGAACCTTTACAGCGCCTACTGCGTGATCTGCCACGGCGATCAAGGTAAGGGCGACGGCGCGGGGGCCAAAGCCTTGCCACAAAAGCCGGCCGATCACACCGACGGCGCGGTGATGAATCAGTTGAGCGATAAGTTTCTCTTCGACGTAATTTCCAAGGGCGGCGGTGCGGTCGGCAAGTCGACCTTCATGCCCTCATGGGGCGCGGCGCTCAACGAAAAACAGATCCGCGACATCGTCGCGTTCCTGCGAACCATCGCTGCGCCTGCCTATAAAGCCGAAATCCCGGTTAAGAAGTGA
- a CDS encoding glutathione S-transferase family protein, which translates to MIKIWGRTDSSNVQKVLWCCGELGIPFERQDWGGKFGGNKDAEYLAMNPNGLVPTIKDGDFVLWESNSIMRYLNAKYGQGKLLPSTPEGMAQANRWMDWQLSVFNPTIVPLFFATVRTAPEKRDPQVIKSATDKTAHAWQMVEDQLAKTRFLGAEEFTLGDIPLGVWAYRWFNLPIERPKQPKLENWYGGLTQRKPYQTHIMIPVT; encoded by the coding sequence ATGATCAAGATCTGGGGCAGAACCGATTCATCCAACGTGCAAAAGGTATTATGGTGCTGCGGCGAACTGGGAATCCCATTCGAGCGCCAAGATTGGGGTGGCAAATTCGGCGGTAACAAAGACGCTGAATATCTCGCCATGAATCCCAACGGGCTCGTGCCAACCATCAAAGACGGCGACTTCGTGCTCTGGGAATCTAACAGCATCATGCGCTATCTCAACGCTAAATATGGCCAGGGCAAGTTATTGCCGAGCACGCCGGAAGGCATGGCGCAAGCCAATCGCTGGATGGATTGGCAACTGTCGGTGTTCAATCCGACCATCGTGCCGCTATTTTTCGCCACCGTGCGCACAGCGCCGGAAAAGCGCGATCCCCAAGTGATCAAAAGCGCCACGGATAAAACCGCCCATGCCTGGCAGATGGTCGAAGATCAATTAGCCAAGACTCGATTTCTCGGCGCTGAGGAGTTTACTTTGGGCGATATTCCGCTCGGCGTCTGGGCCTACCGCTGGTTCAATCTGCCGATCGAACGGCCCAAGCAGCCGAAGCTTGAGAATTGGTACGGGGGTTTGACGCAACGCAAGCCTTATCAGACTCACATCATGATTCCGGTCACTTGA
- a CDS encoding alpha-ketoacid dehydrogenase subunit beta encodes MQEALREALRFEMARDERVFVMGEDVGLFGGAYGVTKGFVQEFGEKRVLDTPISESAIVGLAIGSAINGMRPVVEIQFADLLPLAMDQLASHGARYHYMTGGRVNVPMVIRTKFATCAGGGPSHSSCNHGAFIHFPGLKIAMPTTPADAKGMMLSAIRDPNPVLFFESHHLYGVRGPVPEGDYTVPIGKAVVRRAGKDLTIVTCGGMVLKADAAAEQLKAKGIDIEIVDLRSLAPLDKDAILTSVAKTKRALVLDEGPLIGGLSAELAALIQENLFSDLKGPVVRIAAQPIPPPHSPPLVDAMIPDVDQVVDAVMRLAEGGKIA; translated from the coding sequence ATGCAGGAAGCGCTGCGCGAGGCGCTTCGTTTCGAGATGGCGCGCGACGAGCGCGTGTTTGTCATGGGCGAAGATGTCGGACTGTTTGGCGGGGCCTACGGCGTGACCAAAGGTTTTGTCCAAGAGTTCGGTGAAAAGCGCGTGCTCGATACGCCGATCTCCGAATCGGCGATTGTCGGCCTCGCCATCGGCTCGGCGATCAACGGCATGCGCCCGGTGGTGGAAATTCAGTTCGCCGATTTGCTGCCGTTGGCGATGGATCAGTTGGCCTCCCACGGCGCGCGCTATCATTACATGACCGGTGGGCGCGTGAATGTCCCGATGGTGATCCGCACCAAGTTCGCTACCTGCGCCGGCGGCGGGCCGAGCCATTCGAGTTGTAATCATGGCGCCTTCATTCATTTCCCCGGTTTGAAAATCGCCATGCCGACCACGCCGGCGGACGCCAAAGGCATGATGCTATCGGCGATCCGCGATCCCAACCCGGTGCTGTTCTTCGAAAGTCATCATCTCTACGGCGTGCGCGGTCCGGTGCCCGAAGGCGACTACACCGTGCCGATCGGCAAAGCGGTGGTGCGGCGCGCCGGTAAAGATTTAACCATCGTCACTTGCGGCGGCATGGTGTTGAAAGCCGATGCGGCCGCTGAACAACTTAAAGCCAAAGGCATCGACATCGAGATCGTCGATCTGCGTTCTTTGGCGCCGTTGGACAAAGACGCGATTCTAACTTCCGTCGCCAAAACTAAACGCGCCTTGGTTCTCGACGAAGGGCCGCTGATCGGCGGCCTGTCCGCCGAGCTCGCCGCGCTGATCCAAGAAAACTTATTTTCCGATCTCAAAGGCCCGGTGGTGCGCATCGCCGCGCAACCGATTCCGCCGCCGCATAGCCCGCCGCTGGTCGACGCGATGATTCCCGATGTCGATCAAGTTGTCGATGCGGTGATGCGTTTGGCCGAGGGCGGAAAGATCGCGTAA
- a CDS encoding thiamine pyrophosphate-dependent dehydrogenase E1 component subunit alpha, with protein MLDTAKRKAMLKQMILLRAFEEKLEDLYQRKAMFGSTHSYRGQEAIAVGVCSAVQSSDLIASYHRGTGHLIAKGADLYTLLCECMGRADGYSKGRGGKMHMGDMAFGFIGNTGTVGGTVPTATGAALSAKVRGSKEVVVSFFGDGAANQGVVHEAMNMAGLWKLPVIYVCENNQYAMTVSFEKSTAVKQYSVRGAAYGFKGKTIDGNDVEAVYAATEQAAAKGRNGDAQRFWNA; from the coding sequence ATGTTGGATACGGCGAAACGCAAAGCGATGCTCAAGCAGATGATCTTGCTGCGCGCCTTCGAGGAAAAACTCGAAGATCTTTACCAGCGTAAAGCGATGTTCGGCAGTACGCATTCCTATCGCGGCCAGGAAGCGATTGCGGTGGGGGTTTGCTCGGCGGTGCAATCGAGCGATTTGATCGCCAGCTATCATCGCGGCACCGGCCATTTGATCGCCAAGGGCGCCGATTTGTACACGCTCTTGTGCGAATGCATGGGACGCGCCGACGGCTATTCCAAAGGGCGCGGCGGCAAGATGCATATGGGCGACATGGCTTTCGGCTTCATCGGCAACACCGGCACGGTGGGCGGCACGGTGCCGACCGCCACCGGCGCGGCGCTGTCGGCGAAAGTGCGCGGTTCGAAAGAAGTCGTTGTCAGTTTTTTCGGCGACGGCGCGGCCAACCAAGGCGTCGTGCATGAGGCGATGAATATGGCCGGCCTGTGGAAGCTGCCGGTGATTTACGTCTGCGAGAATAACCAGTACGCGATGACGGTGAGTTTTGAGAAAAGCACCGCGGTCAAACAATATTCCGTGCGCGGCGCCGCCTACGGTTTCAAAGGTAAAACCATCGACGGCAACGATGTTGAAGCGGTGTACGCAGCGACCGAGCAGGCGGCGGCGAAAGGGCGCAACGGCGACGCGCAACGTTTTTGGAATGCATGA
- a CDS encoding ABC transporter substrate-binding protein has protein sequence MGHLLVRYLPVFFLAISLAPAFASSPTEQIQETIQQVLTVVNDSGQSDDTSRKRQLRETLMPRFDWSEMAKQTLGKHWDAAHSRQGEFIAALAEFLGNSYIGKIGAFKDEKIIYLNETVERDEAQVRTRIVSSKGGPTAVTYRLHRVDGEWKIYDVAVEDISLVANYRSQFSRILSRGGFDDLLRQLKEKELTSK, from the coding sequence ATGGGACATCTTTTAGTTCGCTATTTGCCGGTGTTTTTCTTAGCCATTAGTTTGGCGCCGGCATTTGCCAGCTCGCCCACCGAACAGATTCAGGAAACCATCCAGCAGGTGCTGACCGTGGTCAACGATTCCGGCCAGAGCGACGACACGAGCCGCAAACGGCAACTGCGCGAAACCCTCATGCCGCGCTTCGATTGGAGCGAGATGGCCAAGCAAACCTTGGGCAAACATTGGGACGCGGCTCATTCCCGACAAGGTGAATTCATCGCAGCGCTGGCCGAATTCCTCGGCAACTCCTACATCGGCAAGATCGGCGCCTTCAAGGATGAGAAGATTATTTATCTCAACGAAACGGTGGAGCGCGACGAGGCCCAAGTGAGAACCAGAATTGTCTCGAGCAAAGGCGGACCGACGGCGGTCACCTACCGGCTCCATCGGGTCGACGGCGAGTGGAAAATTTACGACGTGGCGGTGGAAGATATCAGCCTTGTCGCAAACTACCGCTCGCAGTTCAGCCGCATTCTCTCCAGGGGCGGCTTCGACGATCTGCTACGCCAGCTGAAAGAGAAAGAATTGACTAGCAAGTAA
- a CDS encoding NADH-quinone oxidoreductase subunit N, with protein sequence MDLKNVASLTFFLPEIIISVAILLLIVLDLIAQNKRSLALIAVAACVGALVATFDLYSAQPALLFHRMMVLDNFSLFFKVFALSAAILCIWMSLGSNEIKTVHQGEYYTLLLTCTLGMFFMASSSNLLMAYLSLELVSLTSYVLTGFLPHNRRSSEAALKYLIYGGVASGTMIYGMSWIFGMTGSLDYGAIQTALGENTYNKAALFMAFVFIMAGFGYKIVFVPFHMWSPDIYQGAPTPFTAFLSVASNAAGMAIMIRFFFPGVSRMLPGGDWTTLAGVEWPQVLLFLSMVTMTVGNFCALNQRNVKRMLAYSGIAHAGYMMMGLAILNNEGLQAVLFYIVVYMIMNVGAFLVVGMVANVTGDEDLENYRGLAWRGAVVPAVCLAIFLFSLTGLPPFAGFIGKFFLFSAVVRQGGAFAVLAVVAALNSVVSLYYYAKIIKTMFLDQPDPEAKPFAVALYDYSLMIPLTVLTLVLGLYFAPLAQYTSQSLRFFVK encoded by the coding sequence ATGGATCTGAAAAACGTCGCCAGCCTGACATTTTTTTTGCCCGAGATTATTATTTCGGTCGCGATTCTGCTTTTGATCGTGCTAGATCTGATCGCCCAGAACAAGCGCAGTCTGGCGTTGATCGCGGTGGCCGCCTGCGTCGGCGCGTTAGTCGCGACCTTCGATCTCTACAGCGCCCAGCCGGCTTTGCTGTTTCATCGCATGATGGTGCTCGACAACTTCAGTCTGTTCTTCAAAGTGTTCGCCTTGTCCGCGGCGATTCTGTGCATCTGGATGTCGCTCGGCAGCAACGAGATCAAAACCGTCCATCAAGGCGAGTATTACACTCTGCTGTTGACCTGCACCTTGGGCATGTTCTTCATGGCGTCGTCGAGCAATTTGCTGATGGCCTATCTGTCGTTGGAACTTGTCAGTCTCACATCCTACGTGCTCACCGGCTTCTTGCCCCATAACCGGCGCTCCAGCGAAGCGGCGTTGAAGTATTTGATTTACGGCGGCGTCGCCTCGGGCACGATGATCTACGGCATGAGCTGGATCTTCGGCATGACCGGCAGCTTGGACTACGGCGCGATTCAAACCGCGCTGGGCGAAAATACTTATAACAAAGCCGCGCTGTTCATGGCCTTTGTTTTCATCATGGCCGGCTTCGGTTACAAAATCGTCTTCGTGCCGTTTCATATGTGGTCGCCGGATATCTATCAGGGCGCGCCGACGCCGTTCACCGCCTTTTTGTCGGTGGCTTCCAACGCCGCCGGCATGGCGATCATGATCCGGTTTTTCTTTCCCGGCGTGTCGCGCATGCTGCCGGGCGGCGATTGGACGACGCTCGCCGGCGTCGAATGGCCCCAGGTGTTATTGTTCTTGAGCATGGTCACCATGACTGTGGGCAATTTCTGCGCCCTCAACCAACGCAACGTCAAACGCATGCTCGCCTACTCGGGTATCGCTCACGCCGGCTACATGATGATGGGCTTGGCGATCCTCAACAATGAAGGCTTGCAGGCGGTGTTGTTCTACATCGTGGTTTACATGATCATGAACGTCGGCGCATTTCTGGTCGTCGGCATGGTCGCCAACGTCACCGGCGACGAAGATTTAGAAAACTATCGCGGCCTGGCCTGGCGCGGCGCCGTCGTGCCGGCGGTTTGTTTGGCGATATTTCTCTTCTCGCTGACCGGCCTGCCGCCATTTGCCGGTTTCATCGGCAAGTTTTTTCTCTTCTCCGCCGTGGTGCGCCAGGGCGGCGCCTTCGCCGTGCTCGCCGTGGTCGCGGCGCTCAACAGCGTGGTGTCGCTTTATTACTACGCGAAAATCATCAAGACCATGTTTCTCGATCAGCCCGATCCCGAGGCTAAACCCTTCGCCGTCGCGCTCTATGATTATTCGTTGATGATTCCGCTCACCGTGCTGACGTTAGTCTTGGGTCTTTATTTCGCACCGTTGGCGCAGTACACCAGCCAATCCCTGCGCTTCTTCGTCAAATAG
- a CDS encoding NADH-quinone oxidoreductase subunit M translates to MDNVLTYMTFIPLAGAVVVLILPNNAKLVRWFAAAVTVPPLIMAVWLFNHFDRTTSSFQFVEGYEWIPAYNIKYIMGVDGLSISMVLLTALLSFICIFASFGIDKAVKGYFSLFLMLDAGMMGVFCALDFFLFYVFWEMMLLPMYFLIGIWGGPRREYAAIKFFLYTLFGSVLMLLAILALYFTVEPHTFDMRILMSEASKYSSKPLAMWPFNLWGWGFQHVIWMALFIGFAIKIPAFPFHTWLPDAHVEAPTAISVILAGVLLKMGTYGILRVNFPMLPVATADLAYWFLGALGAWNIIYGALCAMAQKDLKKLVAYSSVSHMGYVMLGMASFTTQGLNGAVLQMFNHGTITGMLFLLVGVVYDRAHHREIEGFGGLAAIMPVYTGATALAFFASMGLPGLSGFISEVLILLGVWQKYPVLTILGASGVVLTAGYLLWTIQRVYLGPPNEKYLKMADINGREIFTLVPLGIIVIIVGIYPGVVLDLLRVSLDHINAIVLPHLHS, encoded by the coding sequence ATGGATAACGTCCTTACTTACATGACCTTTATCCCGCTGGCGGGGGCGGTGGTGGTCTTGATCCTGCCGAACAATGCCAAGCTGGTCCGTTGGTTTGCCGCCGCGGTGACCGTGCCGCCATTGATCATGGCGGTGTGGCTGTTCAATCATTTCGATCGCACAACCTCCAGTTTTCAATTCGTCGAAGGCTACGAATGGATTCCCGCTTACAACATTAAATACATCATGGGCGTCGACGGCCTCAGCATCTCCATGGTGCTGTTGACCGCATTGCTAAGTTTTATTTGTATCTTCGCGTCCTTTGGCATCGACAAAGCGGTGAAGGGCTACTTCTCGCTGTTTCTTATGCTCGATGCCGGCATGATGGGCGTGTTTTGCGCCCTCGATTTTTTTCTTTTCTATGTTTTTTGGGAAATGATGCTGTTGCCGATGTATTTTCTCATCGGCATCTGGGGCGGGCCGCGCCGCGAATACGCCGCGATCAAATTTTTTCTCTACACTCTGTTCGGCAGCGTCTTGATGCTACTGGCGATTCTCGCGCTTTACTTCACCGTCGAGCCGCATACTTTCGACATGCGCATACTCATGTCCGAAGCGAGTAAGTACAGCAGTAAGCCGTTGGCGATGTGGCCCTTCAATCTCTGGGGCTGGGGCTTTCAACATGTCATTTGGATGGCGCTGTTTATCGGCTTCGCCATCAAGATTCCGGCCTTTCCGTTTCATACTTGGTTGCCCGACGCCCATGTCGAAGCGCCGACGGCGATCTCGGTCATTCTTGCCGGCGTGCTTTTGAAGATGGGCACCTACGGCATCCTGCGCGTCAACTTTCCGATGTTGCCGGTGGCGACGGCGGATTTGGCCTACTGGTTTCTCGGCGCCTTGGGCGCTTGGAACATCATTTACGGCGCGCTCTGCGCCATGGCGCAGAAGGATTTAAAAAAACTCGTCGCCTATTCCAGCGTCAGCCACATGGGCTACGTCATGCTCGGCATGGCGAGTTTCACCACCCAAGGTTTGAACGGCGCAGTGTTACAGATGTTCAACCACGGCACCATCACCGGCATGTTGTTCTTGCTGGTCGGCGTGGTCTACGACCGCGCGCATCATCGCGAGATCGAAGGCTTTGGCGGCTTGGCGGCGATCATGCCGGTCTACACCGGCGCCACCGCGTTGGCATTCTTCGCGTCTATGGGTTTGCCCGGCCTTTCCGGTTTTATCTCCGAAGTATTGATTCTACTCGGCGTCTGGCAAAAATATCCGGTGCTGACAATTCTCGGCGCCAGCGGCGTCGTGCTCACCGCTGGCTATTTGCTCTGGACGATTCAGCGCGTTTACCTGGGACCGCCCAACGAGAAGTATTTAAAAATGGCCGACATCAACGGCCGGGAGATTTTTACCTTAGTGCCGTTGGGGATCATCGTGATTATCGTCGGTATCTACCCCGGCGTGGTCTTGGATCTGTTGCGCGTATCCCTCGACCATATCAACGCCATTGTCTTGCCGCATTTGCATAGTTAA